Part of the Periophthalmus magnuspinnatus isolate fPerMag1 chromosome 23, fPerMag1.2.pri, whole genome shotgun sequence genome, ATCCAAATCATTGTCTTTTGTTTTCTATATTTAACAGAATGTAACAGCAAACCACAGAGTTAACGATTCTGTATACTCAGACGACGGGCCCCAGATGGTAACAGGACGATTTATGTATGGCCCTCTAGACATGGTTACCCTTACAGGAGAGAAGGTAGCTCATCTATCCAAATATAGaagttataatgatgtttagtGTCACATGGGGTCTGTGACAAACACATGAGCACTTGTTATTTTCTGACTGGTAAACTCATGTCTGTATCTTGTAGATTGACATTCACATCATGACCCAGCCTCCATCCGGAGAATGGGTTTATTTTGACACTGAGCTCACCAACAGCAGTGGACGTATCTCTTATGTAATACCTGAGTCCAAGAGACTTGGCATCGGTGTATACCCTGTCAAAATGGTGGTGAGGTAGGTGTTCACTTTCTATTCTGCTACTTGTTAACAGCCATATtcttgactcttcttctttgGCTTTTGTAACAGGGGAGACCACACATTTGCAGACAGCTATCTCACCATCATCCCACGGGGAACAGAGTTTGTCGTATTCAGTATTGATGGATCATTTGCTGCCAGTGTTTCTATAATGGGTAGTGACCCAAAGGTTCGGGCTGGGGCAGTGGATGTGGTGAGGTAAGATGCAGATAAATCATCTCATTATAAACTATCATTATATAATATTATGTCATTATAAGTAATATCAGCATGAGGCAATGCATGATGCTTATCTGTCATAATCATAGTTCATCTGTTTCATGACACTCAAATTGAGAAGTCAATTACATTGACTTCTCAATTTCTTctggaaatatttttaaaaagcaaccCATACATTACATTGTACAAACTACCTGAAAAGACATCTATTTAGTTTATAAGACATTGATATAGGAGACACAATGTTACCCCCACAATGTTGGAGGGGCCGatagcacagattggcagcctcgcttccgtcagcctgccctagggcagctgtggctagaatagtagcttaccatcaccaagtgtgtggaaatgaatgaataatgactatagtgtagcgctttgagaggctttgaaaagcgcattacaagtgtaagccattattattattattattattattattgtgcttAGGCTGCTAATTCACTGCCTTCTTCATCCATCCTGattcatttacatttgtctTATAAACTAAACAGTTTAAAGATGacataataaatacttttggATTAATTATTTAAGTATGTTGTTTTGCAGGTACTGGCAGGATTTGGGGTATCTGATAGTATATGTCACAGGACGTCCCGATATGCAGAAGCAGCGAGTTGTAGCTTGGCTTTCTCAGCATAACTTTCCTCATGGGATTGTATCTTTTTGTGATGGACTGGTTCATGACCCTCTTCGACACAAAGCCAACTTTCTCAAGTCCCTGATCACAGAGGTAAAAAAGGactttgcatgttttatttataaatgtaattttgtCTAAGAAACATTCCTCTTTCATCCAGGCCCACATGAGGATCTTTGCAGCATATGGTTCCACCAAGGACATCTCTGTGTACTCTtctcttggggtcccaccatcCCACATCTACATAGTCGGCCGACCAACAAAGAAAATGCAGCATCAGTGTCAGGTATGGTTCTCATACTGCACATGAAGTTCACTCTAATATTTCTTAATGGCTTAATATCTTCTTTTGCAGTTTATTTCTGATGGGTACGCCTCTCACCTGTCCCAGCTGGAGTACAATCAGAGGTCTCGACCTGCCAAGTCGGCTAGTACACGCATGGTCCTCCGCAAAGGCAGCTTTGGCTTGAACGCAGCTGGTGGGGACTTTCTGCGCAAACGAAACCACATATTTCGCACCATTTCTTCACAGCCTGGTGGAACAGGGCCAGGCTCGCCCAGCCAGCCAGGCCGTACCGAGAGGACTCAGAGCCAATGTGAAGGGGAGCGAGACCGAGGGGTCAGCACGGCTACTCAAAGGAGCATGAGCATTGCAGCAGGCTGTTGGGGCCGCAGTGGCAGCACCAAGGAGGGCAGCGGGGGTCTATTGGGTCCCAAGTAAGGATTAAGCTCAGATAGTGTTCCATCATGATCCCTGAACAAGAAAGAAAGCCGAATTGTGTTTTCAGAAGATTAAAAGGAGGATGAATAAATCATCCAAAGGGAGTGGATAtgtgagaaaaagaaaagacattTCTGTAGCATGACTCTTTTTAAGAACACAAGTAAAACATTCATTTCCCATTTATTGTAAGCCTTAAACCGATAGAATGGGAACTCCAGTTTCTGCACACAGATGCTATCATGAACTCAGGACATCAGCAGAGCCACTTTTATGAACACTCATAGTGTGTTTAGGGCCAAATCCTTCAGAAGCCAATGCTCACATTTTCTGCAGATATGGTTACTTTTGAGAAACCCCttcaaaaacctttaaaaatagaacaaactcaaaaatctgaaaatgaatGCTTGTTTGAATGATGAGGCACTTTTCTACCAAATTACAACagatttataacaaaatgagtATATTGTTTGCATTTATGAAAAGTGAACTCTTTGAATTTGGTCACATGACTTCTTTTATGGAATCTGAGCTAATATACAAAGTAGAAATAGTGATGCAAAACACATGTTTACAAGTTGTAGGTTGTTTCCTTGACATGGTCTATTTTATCTCTTAAATGGGCAAACAATAGATATTCCTATAGCAAGAAATATAATTACACTTTAATCAATTCATTACTCACCATGCACCCCATCTCCAAAGATTGcctatatactgtatatttaaatcaGTTCAAATGTCTGTGCTTGAGTCATGATACAGGTGCTTGTGCCTGTTTCACTGAACACTGAGAGACCAACATGATGTTTGACTCGAGGTCCTGATGGCCCTTATATTCAGATGGACAGGAAACAACTCAGACTCTGTACAGTCCACTGCAGTGATCCCTTTACATTCTTGCTTGCAATACCTCTGATCCGTCCAGTGGTGGGTTTTTGTTTGCCGGGTGCTGCTGCTGGGAGACATCCCCTGACTTTTTGCTCTTGAGACAAAAAGGACACAGATATATTCTGAAAGCCAACAGATTTATTTGGAAATGATGGCAGTGGGGCCTTTGCATAGACTTCCTTTACAGATACAGAAGCTCTTTTCATTTTTGACCAAATGATTGACAGGCCAGTTGCTAAAGTGCTGACTTTCAAAGTATAATTGGGTGGGTACTTTTCAGAAGAGGTAGGTAGTATGTGATGTCAGTTTGTCTTTTCTGTATTTCCAGATGAAGAGGCCATCTCACATCTCCAACCTCAAGTCTGTATACAAAGTATAACGACCATGTGTTAAGGGTTTGTGgagcttttgtttacaataaTTTCACAAGATATAAGATGGAAATCAGTTTCCACCCTTAATGAGCAACCCAAAAACCAAATGCATATTTTATTACTGTAGGCTCAACTTTGTAACCTCATTGATATTTTTTGCACTAGTTTACAGTAAAGTGATACTGTAGTTATTACCATTTCATGTTGCTACACTTAACATATTTGTAGTGCATGGCAATTATTATATTtcagggttttgttttttggagaaATTCAGAAATGTACATTATGTGCGGGCTTGAAAAGGAGGTAAATGTGCCAAAAAAAAGTATACTTTTAGaagtgaaaatatgtttaaccTTGTAAGAGGGGCTCAAAAATaagaatattttaattaatacatttctaATTCATGTAATCTTAAAGAAAAAACGGTAAAGTCAAGCCAAGATTGAGCATGTTGCTGCAGTCGTGTCCAAAATACTTGAATGAGCATATGTCAGTatacttttgtattttgttttcattgtgcTCTTAAAGGAAAGGTCTGAATGCAAAGTTATTGAGCCCCTCTGATTAAGATGAATGTTTGTCCATTTGATGCTGTTCACAAGAAGTGGGCTTTTGttgtacataatgtaaaaatgtacattttattgtatgtaCGTATGACTAACAtggctatttatttatctaagcCCATGATGATACTATGACAATATCAGGTaaattatatttgaattatGTAGCATTTTATTCATCACTGGCAGTAATTAAATCTATGGACcaactatttatgttttttatcattattttagcaGCAGTACTTCATATTGCAGTAATGCAAAACCACAGGACTGAAGTGACcatgtgcaaacctggtgatgTCGCTTGATTGTCGTCATGGTGTTCctaagccatactgtggaacattccaggcaaatcaataacatctccatgaagacaagcaggtgatacacCACCaaaaaagatacatagtgcacattcaaATCAGTGTCAGAACTAATGGTAATGCATGGTAAGTGAAATCAAACAATACTGCAGCTTCTATCGCCCAGCTGTTGTTTGTAATTCAGCCTTAAATCTCATGACCTATAATATGTACATAtactgtgtatttatgtgtgtgctTCTACTGATTTCACTATCAGTAAATAAACAGAGTAGTAGGCATTATGGATTTGCAGGGTTAAGAGCAGCTCTTAAAGATGTTAATTTCATTTAGGccattaaaggtgtattatttaagatgtttttattaAGTTGCCTCATTATTAatttagatatttatttatcaatatTTCTTAATGACATTGTGGTCAACAAGATCGGCATTAACAACTTAAGGTTTGAAAGGGCTGAGTATGTGCAAGCCAATGAATGCACTGTGGTCAAGTATTCGTTTTCTGAGTTGTTTactaaaaacatttgttttatagacctcagtggaaaaacacaaaaatggcacacaataacaatgtgttattttttattatgacaaatgagTTCACTCTATTCTCTTTGCGCATCAATGATTCCAGTTTCCATTCTGCTCTCGGGCGTGACTGCAGTGCCCCTCACAGGTCAACCAGtgtaatgatttttttctaaaGTTGTGTTTATAATTGTCATCATTTCCTAACTTCACACGGACACAAACAtcttgttttggctcattttacaCACAAAGACCACATGCCCTAATCATGCCCTTAGACAAAGGTATATAGGcaagattaaattaaatttgattcaaaatttgacaaaaacagTTTTGAATCAATTAAGCAAAATAGCTTGGAAATTTGTGCAGGAatcattaaaattacatttcttCAATTGAAGCACTTGTGATGGAACATAAATTAATAAGTTGTGGCCAAAAATGTTTTGTCAAATTGAAAAgatgatttaaaaacaaaaactgtacagCAGAATTATAAACAGAGGCATTAGGATTTTATCATAACAGCTGAGAAATCTCAGCTCTTTCACAACAACAACTCTGTTGGTCATGCCCTCTCTGAGGACAACTTAGTCTTTAAAGAAATTTCATATCATatcatttcatacagtgtttgtgtgttctgtctaTAGTGCACGAGGCCTCTTTGGGGTGATCTGTTTGCtagcctgctcctcctcctgcagtgCACAGCGGAAAGACTTGACTTtgtctgaaacaaaacacaattacagATTATACTGGGAATGTATCAATGTAAAGTGCAGTCTTGATCACTTTATCTTACCTCTCAGCTCAGTGAGAAtgtctattttctgatccagaATTTGCTCAAGTTGAGTTGCATATGATTCAACATCATAGTCCACCTCCTCTGTCATTtctaaaagtactttttcatCTTCTAACCAACGAATAGACTCCTGTGAACACATTTAAGCTTTGTAAGTCCATGCAGCTCAGATTTACTCAGATAAAATGTATATAGCTTGAATTGTTTACCTGAAATACAGCCCTGTGGTCCTCAAGAACCTGCTCCTCCATTTCCACAAGCTGAGACACAGCCTCATGGAAAGTGAAGAGCTGTGGGGAAACCTCCTCTTCCTAAAACCACAAAGCAGGTTTCAATGTACGGCATCTGGTCCCTTATAGATCCTACAAACAAACTAGTAATTCTAAAACTGATTTTGGTCTCTGGCTTTGATCACAGCTGCTGCCTGACAAATGAATGTCTATGAACATGTTATGCTTACATTCTGCTCACAGAGCAACTTCAGATCATCTCTCTGTGGGGAGCTGCCAACTCCCCACTGGGCCTCCAGCACCTCCAGCTGGTTGATGTGTCCTGGCTGACGACAGTCCATCGCTGCCAGAGGATCCACTGTGAGATCCTGGACCCTGAACACAAATAGTGCAGCAGTCACCACCACTGAGAAGCGTCAGATACAgattctgtgctgttttctattacagtaaatacattttctaaaaGGTTTACTAGTATAAATCCTGTATTGTTTGTTCAGTATAGTCAATCAGGATAGGTCATACTCATAAGTAGGTGACAACTCAGatcgtcctcctcctccgctctgtGTGAAAGGAATATCTGAAGGACTTATGCCAAACTCTTTGACCCTGAAAACACAGCAGATTTAAATGAGACAATACAACACAAGGACAACAGGCTGTCGTTAACCCCACAGGTTTACCTGTTGGCATATCTCAAAGTGTTCAAAGTGTTTTCACAAGAGGCCATTCCTGGGGAGATTGTAGcaatctgaaaaataaaaacaatcaataGCCTCTTGACCACACTTAAGATTTGAAGTAAAATGGTGGTCATTGTTTTTGCCATACCATGCAAGTCCTAGAGTTTTCCCCAATGAAGGAATCTCTCAGTACTTGAGTTAATTTGCTTGCTCTAAATGGAGTGTGGGGTTTGTTTCGTCCTAGAGCCCGAATACACTCCTGAAAGCGGGAAATCAAAAGAATGATAGATATATCAGCAAAGATGTTAAAAAGTACAGCACTGAGCAACACACCTTCAGGGCCAGCAAACTCTTGTTGATCTCAGCTCCTTCAAGCCGAGTCTGGCGGTCTGCACTGGATGTGTCGGCTCCCCTCTCGTTTCCAGCCAGATCGATAAGAGAAAACTTTCCGTGCATCTTTCCTCGTCTGCGCAAAATGATCTGGAAAATGGCATGGCTCCTGGAGGAATGGGCATTTGCTGATGTCTGCCCAGAAGTCCTTGGGAAAATCATATTAATTATTTCCCACAGCCAATAAAGACATCATATACGATAGCTGCGCTGAAGGATACCTGCAGCTGTTTCCTACTTCAATTAGTTTCAGGACGTCTTCTGTGCATTTGACCTCTCTCTCCTGTAGACCCACCACCTGGACTTGCTGCTTCCCATCCTCCAACACCCTCAACTTGGCCTTATGATTCAGCAAGTCAAACACCTTAAAGACAAAAGCAgctgtttattaaaataatatattcatATACGGTACATAAATATAgatatgtataaaatgtgtatacCAACCTTACCGCTGTAGATTTCAAAAAAAGTGGCAAAGACCTGAAGATCTAACTTTTTGTAGTTTGGCTTTTTCAACATGTGAAAGACATCTCTGGCTGAAAAGaaatacatacataacataatacatatatatacagacacacacacatacatatatatacagacacacacacacacacacacacacacatacatatatatatatatatatatatatatacagacacacacacgcacatacataagctaaaaaaaacatgaaatgattAATGATTATGAAATAACTCACCTGACAGAGCGTAGATTCCTTTAGAGCAGTCCTGGTTCTTCCCTGAGAAGTCTCCACCCATTGTCTGAAGGATAGTTATTATTAAGTACTGTCATTTACAACATATCAGACCCAGAAACTTTACTTACATGTGTTTTTCCACTTCCAGTTTGTCCATAAGCAAAGCAAGTCGCCATTCCTCTTTCAAAAATGGTCTCAACCAAAGGCTGGGCTGTAAACCTGACGATCACAGTTGATGTTTGAAatcatgacttttttttttttatcctcaaaaagacaataaaatccaTACCTGTAAACCATTTCATTTGTGGAGTTCTCATCAAAAGCGTAGTCAAAGCGAAATGTTTGGTTCTCCAAGTAGCGCGTCAGGTCAACTTTTTGCTTGGGTTCATGAACCATAACAACATCTCTACTTGGGATAGTGATGACATCTAAGTCCTTCACTGATAGCTCTAAACAGGGCGCAGTTTAGAGAAAAGTGTTACATTCACTATGTAAACCAAAAATGTCAATAATCAAAAAGCTACCTTTTTTATTCAATGGTCGAGctcgtacacacacacatattctaTGCTCCTCAATCTAAAGCGTACAATACAGTTTTTGGTCTAAACTTCAATAGTTCATcgtaaagaaacataaaaaaatgacaatacTGTTTATTAGTTTGACTTACCAGATCATTGGAGGTTAGGGGCCTGTAGTCGAGACTGGCTCTGAAGTCTCTGATCATGCACATAATTTCATAGTTGGGTAAATTGACATCCACTTCCTGGAAAAGAAAGTGTTAAATAATTTGAATCACACAACAATGGAAAGTGGACGTTCCTCAAAGTCATACTTGGGCCCTCTTTTCTCTGAGTTCCTGTTGCTGAAGTCGTCTCTTCTCACGTTTTTCTTGAAGTTTTTCCACCTCTTTTACACAATTTGATTTCCTCCGAGCTGTAAAGTATAAGCcagaaaatgagacaaacaacACTAAAATAATATAAACCATGAGATTCAAATAGTTTCTTTCTAATGGTAGTGTTTTTTGCATACAAAAACCACTACACTCCAGTTGAAAGTATGTCTGTTACCATTTTGCTGCTGTATTAGTGTTTGGTTGAAGGCCGATTGTGGCGCGATCGCTGGTGGAGGAGGCTCTGAGACTTGGCTGTGTTGACTTGGCCGGGCCCGGGTTGTTCCTACGGCAGCAGCTGAGAGGAAAtaatcacaataacaaatttgtgacaataatgcaaaataatattactgcaaactaaaacaaaaatccaaCTGTAAATCAGCAAAA contains:
- the LOC117392288 gene encoding kinesin-like protein KIF2A, with the translated sequence MAGIFGKIFVGIYVEIKRSDGRIHQAMVTSLHEDNESVTVEWIENGDTKGKEIDLESIFSLNPNVAPDDEIAQSPETQLPPSSIPKVSKVPKTRRVTAIPKAENVPRENRAAAVGTTRARPSQHSQVSEPPPPAIAPQSAFNQTLIQQQNARRKSNCVKEVEKLQEKREKRRLQQQELREKRAQEVDVNLPNYEIMCMIRDFRASLDYRPLTSNDLIEEHRICVCVRARPLNKKELSVKDLDVITIPSRDVVMVHEPKQKVDLTRYLENQTFRFDYAFDENSTNEMVYRFTAQPLVETIFERGMATCFAYGQTGSGKTHTMGGDFSGKNQDCSKGIYALSARDVFHMLKKPNYKKLDLQVFATFFEIYSGKVFDLLNHKAKLRVLEDGKQQVQVVGLQEREVKCTEDVLKLIEVGNSCRTSGQTSANAHSSRSHAIFQIILRRRGKMHGKFSLIDLAGNERGADTSSADRQTRLEGAEINKSLLALKECIRALGRNKPHTPFRASKLTQVLRDSFIGENSRTCMIATISPGMASCENTLNTLRYANRVKEFGISPSDIPFTQSGGGGRSELSPTYEVQDLTVDPLAAMDCRQPGHINQLEVLEAQWGVGSSPQRDDLKLLCEQNEEEVSPQLFTFHEAVSQLVEMEEQVLEDHRAVFQESIRWLEDEKVLLEMTEEVDYDVESYATQLEQILDQKIDILTELRDKVKSFRCALQEEEQASKQITPKRPRAL